A region from the Candidatus Binatia bacterium genome encodes:
- the grxC gene encoding glutaredoxin 3 — MAEVIVYVTGYCPYCHAAKDLLADKGVSFTEVDVTGKPGERALLRTRAEGRSTVPQIFISGIPIGGYDELAALERAGELDPLLEKT, encoded by the coding sequence ATGGCGGAAGTGATCGTATACGTGACTGGTTATTGCCCTTATTGCCACGCTGCAAAGGATCTTTTGGCAGATAAAGGAGTTTCTTTCACGGAAGTGGACGTCACCGGCAAGCCGGGTGAACGTGCGTTGCTTCGCACGAGGGCGGAGGGGCGTTCGACCGTGCCGCAGATTTTCATCTCCGGAATCCCCATCGGTGGTTACGACGAATTGGCCGCACTGGAGCGCGCCGGCGAGTTGGATCCCTTGTTGGAGAAGACTTGA
- the purN gene encoding phosphoribosylglycinamide formyltransferase, with the protein MKLGVLISGRGSNLRSIIDAVQKDRLNAEIVAVLSNRSDVEGLSHAAAAGIPCAVFPHGDFPNRQTFESAIVAHLKDAGADTIALAGFDRIVTSTLLRAFPNRVVNIHPALLPAFKGLHAQKQALEHGNKITGVTVHFVDEEMDHGPIIAQAAVAIEDGDTESTLAARILREEHRLYPEALQALASGQLRLDGRTVHGGPQ; encoded by the coding sequence ATGAAACTCGGGGTACTCATATCCGGACGAGGTTCCAACCTTCGTTCCATCATCGACGCCGTACAGAAAGATCGGCTGAACGCGGAGATTGTAGCCGTACTGAGCAACCGATCCGACGTCGAAGGGCTCTCGCATGCAGCAGCCGCGGGTATTCCCTGCGCGGTATTCCCGCACGGCGACTTCCCCAATCGACAGACCTTTGAATCCGCGATCGTTGCGCACCTCAAGGATGCCGGTGCGGATACGATTGCCCTCGCGGGCTTCGATCGTATCGTCACCTCCACGCTGCTGCGGGCGTTCCCCAATCGCGTGGTCAATATCCACCCGGCCCTCCTGCCAGCATTCAAGGGACTCCACGCGCAAAAGCAGGCGCTGGAGCACGGCAACAAGATCACCGGGGTAACGGTGCATTTCGTCGACGAAGAAATGGACCACGGTCCCATCATTGCGCAGGCTGCTGTTGCCATCGAGGACGGCGACACGGAATCGACGCTGGCCGCGCGAATCCTGCGCGAGGAACACCGCCTCTATCCGGAAGCTTTACAGGCACTCGCCTCCGGGCAACTGCGCCTCGACGGCCGGACGGTACACGGAGGACCACAGTAG
- the mazG gene encoding nucleoside triphosphate pyrophosphohydrolase encodes MQAFDELVQLLATLRAPGGCPWDREQTHQTIRRYAIEEAFEVAEAIDSGNPEELRLELGDLLLQVVFHAQIGSESGNFDIESICRGVIEKMERRHPHVFGDVEVADAAAVARNWEEIKAVERGKSSSVLDGVPRALPALQRAERISEKAAKGGYDWNQAEEVLPKIAEEASELTAAMAAENPEEMSAEFGDLLFSLVNYGRKLGIDPEEALTQTVRRFESRFRFAEASARDSGTNLGDLSDQERDELWESAKRSTTTTPGTIDPKAPEG; translated from the coding sequence GTGCAGGCATTCGATGAATTAGTTCAACTTCTGGCGACCCTCCGTGCCCCCGGGGGCTGCCCTTGGGACCGCGAGCAGACCCATCAAACGATTCGGCGCTACGCAATCGAGGAAGCCTTTGAGGTGGCCGAGGCAATCGACTCCGGCAATCCCGAGGAACTTCGGCTTGAGCTGGGAGATCTCCTGCTTCAGGTGGTTTTCCACGCCCAGATTGGCTCCGAATCCGGAAACTTTGATATCGAAAGCATTTGTCGGGGTGTGATCGAGAAGATGGAGCGGCGGCATCCGCATGTTTTTGGCGACGTCGAGGTCGCCGATGCCGCTGCCGTTGCCCGAAATTGGGAGGAAATCAAAGCGGTGGAGCGCGGGAAATCGTCCTCCGTGCTCGATGGAGTGCCACGTGCACTGCCGGCGCTGCAGAGAGCCGAGCGAATCTCCGAGAAGGCCGCCAAGGGAGGCTATGATTGGAATCAGGCCGAGGAGGTTCTGCCCAAAATCGCCGAAGAAGCCTCGGAACTGACGGCCGCGATGGCGGCCGAGAATCCGGAGGAAATGTCTGCAGAATTTGGCGATTTGCTCTTTTCTCTGGTGAACTATGGGCGAAAGCTGGGCATCGACCCCGAGGAAGCCCTGACTCAAACCGTGCGGCGATTCGAGAGCCGATTCCGATTTGCCGAAGCCAGCGCTCGAGACTCCGGGACGAATCTGGGCGATCTGAGCGACCAGGAACGTGACGAACTTTGGGAATCGGCAAAACGCTCCACCACAACTACGCCTGGCACCATTGACCCCAAAGCCCCTGAAGGCTAG
- the lptE gene encoding LPS assembly lipoprotein LptE translates to MKSFRGILPVVFSAILLTSCGYNFPGVATALPGGGTKIALEPFANATEEPGLVTGIQEAFSLEVAKRGSFEQTSAGRADVVLSGVVQSLDVRPVGFSRSDEALQYETIVRISARLTNPKTGQVVWRVDGLQQSDSYGAAATTVIAQSSEFQESSTLNEADLLRLSDVQVAESQQGDALRKVSENLARELYNSMVDNF, encoded by the coding sequence ATGAAGAGCTTCCGAGGCATTTTGCCGGTCGTCTTCTCCGCGATCCTTCTGACTTCCTGCGGGTACAACTTTCCCGGTGTGGCGACCGCGTTGCCCGGCGGAGGCACAAAGATCGCGCTCGAGCCTTTTGCAAATGCGACCGAGGAGCCCGGCCTGGTGACCGGAATTCAGGAAGCATTTTCGTTGGAGGTCGCCAAGCGAGGCAGTTTTGAGCAAACCTCGGCAGGGCGCGCCGATGTGGTCCTGTCGGGTGTGGTCCAGAGCCTGGACGTTCGGCCGGTCGGGTTTTCCCGCAGCGACGAAGCTTTGCAGTACGAAACAATTGTTCGCATCAGTGCGCGACTCACGAATCCGAAAACCGGGCAGGTCGTGTGGCGGGTTGACGGACTCCAGCAGAGTGATTCCTACGGTGCGGCGGCGACAACCGTGATTGCGCAGTCTTCCGAGTTTCAGGAGAGTTCGACACTGAATGAGGCTGACCTTCTGCGTTTGTCGGATGTGCAGGTCGCCGAATCGCAGCAGGGTGATGCGTTGCGGAAGGTTTCGGAGAATCTGGCTCGCGAACTCTACAACTCGATGGTCGACAACTTCTGA
- a CDS encoding cold shock domain-containing protein, which produces MSASPADSAAKQARRLRETGSVQKLLETYGSIKSPDAAWSDHELVLEVARAHSLAGNEKEVERFFARCVELNPRRAALYHCQVGWFYQRRKRWARAIDWYDSSLKTFGNYHLCLFRRGYCLERLHRPQDAAESLQSAVSTYENSSPEQQQRSRGIQIQALFHLSRNLREIDNLDGARNALESCSNLDNGPDIIIRHEHRLASRAEISISEGLPEEALRDLHAACELDGKSPVIWERLGRTYAALGNTESAEEALVRATSLPRGAVALVTLARYYRHEHRYLESAEKLVLALREHPRGELQIRLEMARLHLDLERPQAALNILKRLADGRVPPKSTIATTVRTTMAEIHAASGRRTAAIEELRLVVEQNLTNQKLQDKFDALVSLHASEGDEPAVEDDAPLPSRVEDILKDSTPRKFGEVLSYFPDRGFGFIAHGPTKETVFFHVSQCPEMEGTLPVPGMKVSFTIASNHRTGKEQAQDVLQTEELLANAATVSG; this is translated from the coding sequence GTGAGCGCCTCCCCCGCAGATTCTGCCGCCAAACAGGCCCGGAGGCTTCGAGAAACCGGCTCGGTTCAAAAGCTGTTGGAGACCTACGGCTCGATCAAGTCGCCAGACGCCGCCTGGTCCGACCACGAATTGGTTCTCGAAGTCGCCCGCGCACATTCTCTGGCCGGCAACGAAAAAGAGGTCGAGCGGTTCTTTGCGCGCTGCGTGGAACTGAATCCCCGCAGGGCCGCCCTGTACCACTGCCAGGTCGGATGGTTCTACCAACGCAGGAAACGCTGGGCGCGAGCCATTGATTGGTACGACTCCTCCCTCAAGACTTTCGGGAACTATCATTTATGCCTCTTCCGACGCGGCTATTGTCTGGAAAGACTCCACCGGCCACAGGATGCAGCCGAATCCCTGCAGAGCGCGGTCTCCACTTACGAGAACAGTTCGCCCGAGCAGCAACAGCGCTCACGAGGCATCCAGATTCAGGCACTCTTTCATCTATCCCGCAATCTGCGCGAGATCGACAACCTCGACGGGGCCCGCAACGCGCTCGAGAGCTGCAGCAACCTCGACAATGGACCTGATATCATTATTCGCCACGAGCACCGCCTTGCGAGTCGCGCCGAAATCTCGATTTCCGAAGGCTTGCCCGAGGAAGCCTTGCGCGATCTGCACGCCGCCTGCGAACTCGATGGGAAGTCCCCGGTCATCTGGGAAAGACTTGGGCGGACCTACGCGGCGCTGGGAAATACGGAGAGCGCCGAGGAAGCCCTCGTCCGCGCAACGAGCCTCCCCCGGGGCGCGGTCGCTCTTGTCACCTTGGCAAGATATTACCGACATGAACATCGCTACCTCGAGAGCGCCGAGAAGCTCGTCCTCGCGCTGCGGGAACACCCGCGAGGGGAGTTGCAAATCCGACTCGAAATGGCTCGTCTGCACCTCGACCTCGAGCGCCCCCAAGCCGCCCTCAACATCCTGAAGCGCCTGGCCGACGGCCGGGTGCCGCCCAAATCGACAATCGCCACCACCGTCCGAACAACGATGGCTGAAATCCACGCGGCTTCGGGCAGGCGAACTGCGGCCATCGAAGAGCTTCGCCTAGTCGTCGAGCAAAACCTCACCAACCAAAAACTGCAGGATAAATTCGACGCACTGGTTTCTCTTCATGCCTCTGAGGGTGACGAACCTGCGGTCGAGGACGACGCTCCCCTGCCCAGCCGGGTAGAAGATATTCTCAAGGACAGCACTCCACGGAAGTTCGGAGAAGTCCTCTCCTACTTTCCCGATCGTGGATTCGGCTTTATCGCGCATGGACCCACCAAGGAAACCGTCTTTTTCCACGTCAGCCAATGCCCCGAGATGGAAGGCACATTGCCGGTACCCGGGATGAAGGTTTCCTTCACCATCGCCTCGAACCATCGCACCGGTAAGGAACAGGCGCAGGACGTCCTCCAAACAGAGGAACTTCTCGCCAACGCAGCTACCGTGAGCGGGTAG
- a CDS encoding TIGR04283 family arsenosugar biosynthesis glycosyltransferase gives MSRSPGASAASIAELPGGPFLDVILPALNEKSSVAPAIHSAADPAVRELVLVDGGSLDATRDIAAAAGARVLSSQPGRARQMNEGAFTTAGEVLLFLHADTVLPENFATQIRESLQDTRVAWGRFDVRLSGEDSRLRLVEFLMNWRSRLTGISTGDQAIFVRRSVFMEIRGFREMPLMEDVDLSIRLRREGKCAALRSRVVTSSRRWESNGVFRTILLMWALRLGYAIGVSPGRLAAIYARGR, from the coding sequence TTGAGTCGCTCGCCCGGAGCTTCGGCGGCCTCGATCGCAGAGTTGCCGGGAGGTCCGTTTCTCGATGTGATTCTCCCCGCATTGAATGAGAAAAGCTCGGTGGCGCCTGCCATCCATAGTGCTGCCGACCCGGCGGTACGAGAACTGGTCCTGGTTGATGGCGGGAGCCTGGATGCGACAAGGGATATCGCCGCTGCAGCAGGGGCACGAGTGCTCTCCTCCCAGCCGGGGCGGGCGCGCCAAATGAACGAGGGTGCTTTCACCACGGCTGGTGAGGTCTTGCTCTTCCTTCATGCCGATACCGTCTTGCCGGAAAACTTCGCAACGCAGATTCGTGAATCACTGCAGGACACTCGAGTGGCGTGGGGCCGTTTTGATGTGCGCCTTTCCGGCGAAGATTCTCGCTTGCGACTCGTCGAGTTTCTGATGAATTGGCGTTCGCGTCTGACCGGGATTTCGACGGGCGACCAGGCAATTTTTGTAAGACGGTCGGTGTTCATGGAAATACGCGGCTTTCGAGAGATGCCCTTGATGGAGGATGTCGATCTATCGATCCGCCTTCGCCGCGAGGGGAAATGTGCCGCCCTTCGGTCGCGTGTTGTGACATCTTCTCGGCGCTGGGAGAGCAATGGCGTCTTCCGGACGATCCTTCTGATGTGGGCCTTGCGGCTGGGCTATGCCATTGGCGTGTCGCCCGGCCGGCTCGCTGCAATCTACGCTCGGGGTCGCTAA
- the holA gene encoding DNA polymerase III subunit delta produces the protein MGKAAPKPSPPDPERVRLLLGDPALVDGQLEKIQNEWLGKTPMFGALDVLYGDKVDIEEISTAIRTVSMTGRRLIVLRMADRMKDDLQRDVLELCGTISEDTRLLLLAQAPDLRRSLFAALKKANCIETVGPQQKDMRKALPEWKDLLRKLCKEKSLRLEPEAAEAVLGHVIGDTGRLANELEKLSLRFGDQPVTHEQALLSLGGDKARTAFALSGALRDRRMGRALVELRTALAQGVATEVVIGELAGEVRALLRARALLDQGLSEAEAKKAFGGGRGFFVVPKARNYRSLELQRILQELSRIDVRSKRGIPASPPLEYLFLTIGQRKLLAESGS, from the coding sequence ATGGGTAAAGCCGCCCCCAAGCCCAGCCCGCCGGACCCGGAGCGGGTCAGATTGCTGCTCGGGGATCCGGCTCTGGTGGATGGCCAGCTCGAGAAGATTCAGAACGAATGGCTCGGCAAGACCCCGATGTTTGGTGCTCTCGATGTTCTCTATGGAGACAAGGTGGATATCGAGGAAATCTCGACGGCGATTCGTACCGTCTCGATGACGGGTCGCCGGTTGATCGTCTTGCGGATGGCCGATCGCATGAAGGACGATCTGCAGCGGGATGTTCTGGAGCTTTGCGGCACAATCTCGGAGGACACGCGTTTGCTGTTGTTGGCTCAGGCACCCGATTTGCGACGCAGCCTTTTTGCGGCCTTGAAAAAGGCAAATTGTATCGAGACAGTCGGGCCGCAACAAAAGGATATGCGAAAGGCCCTCCCGGAATGGAAAGATCTGTTGCGGAAGCTTTGCAAGGAGAAATCCTTGCGTCTCGAACCGGAGGCCGCAGAGGCGGTGCTTGGTCATGTCATCGGCGATACTGGCCGGCTCGCGAATGAGCTGGAAAAGCTCTCTTTGCGCTTCGGCGACCAGCCGGTCACCCATGAGCAGGCCTTGCTATCCCTGGGCGGAGACAAGGCGCGCACGGCATTCGCACTTTCCGGAGCCCTCCGAGACCGACGGATGGGTCGGGCTCTGGTGGAACTCCGAACCGCCCTGGCGCAGGGCGTTGCGACCGAGGTGGTGATCGGGGAGTTAGCCGGAGAGGTCCGGGCGCTGTTGCGAGCGCGCGCTCTTTTGGATCAGGGCCTTTCGGAGGCCGAGGCAAAAAAAGCTTTCGGCGGGGGGCGGGGCTTTTTCGTAGTTCCCAAGGCCAGGAACTACCGGTCACTGGAGTTGCAGCGAATTCTGCAGGAGCTCTCTCGGATCGATGTTCGATCGAAAAGAGGGATACCGGCCTCGCCGCCGCTTGAATACCTTTTTCTCACGATCGGCCAGCGGAAGCTGCTAGCTGAATCCGGGAGCTGA
- a CDS encoding quinone-dependent dihydroorotate dehydrogenase — MSLPGYDYLRSLFFLVDEERAHHLALGAARAAQCVLRTSGSPAIDPRLSSEVLGVRFPGPIGLAAGFDKNAIAPHLWGALGFGFAEMGTVTAHPQSGNAKPRMFRVPEAKALINRLGFNNEGADAVAARLADVLASPGPTPLGMNVGCSRKVMGDEAAELEDVAHSVRCLVRFADYIAVNVSSPNTPGLRDLQAPERLSRLVAAVMTAASEQQAAPPVFVKLAPDLPDDQFASIAQAALGAGAGGLIATNTTIERPGLRGTAGQEGGGLSGAPLRQRADVCVRLLRAAVGPDVPIIGVGGLSSTQDVLSRIAAGADLVSLYSGLIYEGPLLAADLNRGLLQEIESRGLRDFDGLRQALQAEPESP, encoded by the coding sequence TTGAGTCTGCCTGGTTACGATTACCTGCGCTCGCTCTTCTTTCTGGTGGACGAAGAGCGGGCGCATCACCTCGCATTGGGTGCGGCGCGCGCCGCGCAATGTGTTTTGCGCACGTCGGGGAGCCCGGCCATCGACCCGCGACTCTCGAGCGAGGTTCTCGGGGTGCGGTTCCCCGGACCGATTGGTCTGGCCGCCGGGTTCGACAAGAACGCAATTGCACCGCACCTCTGGGGCGCATTGGGTTTCGGTTTTGCAGAGATGGGAACGGTAACCGCGCACCCTCAATCCGGGAACGCCAAGCCACGAATGTTTCGTGTCCCCGAGGCCAAGGCTCTGATTAATCGGTTGGGTTTCAATAACGAAGGTGCGGATGCCGTGGCGGCTCGCCTTGCCGACGTCCTCGCTTCTCCCGGGCCGACGCCTCTGGGTATGAATGTGGGTTGTTCCCGCAAGGTGATGGGCGATGAGGCAGCCGAGCTCGAAGACGTTGCCCATTCGGTGCGCTGTCTCGTACGCTTCGCAGATTATATTGCGGTCAATGTGAGTTCACCCAATACGCCAGGCCTGCGAGATCTACAGGCCCCCGAGCGTTTGTCGCGGCTGGTGGCTGCCGTAATGACGGCTGCGAGCGAACAGCAGGCGGCGCCGCCTGTTTTTGTAAAGTTGGCTCCTGATCTGCCCGATGATCAATTCGCCTCGATCGCGCAAGCCGCGTTGGGTGCGGGGGCTGGTGGTTTGATCGCTACCAATACAACGATTGAGCGCCCGGGTCTGCGTGGCACTGCCGGGCAGGAGGGGGGCGGCCTCTCTGGCGCTCCTCTGCGCCAGCGAGCCGATGTATGTGTACGTCTTTTGCGGGCGGCCGTCGGCCCTGACGTCCCGATTATCGGCGTGGGAGGTCTCTCCTCGACTCAGGACGTTCTGTCCCGAATCGCCGCAGGTGCGGATCTGGTCTCCTTGTACAGCGGGCTGATTTACGAAGGTCCCTTGTTGGCAGCGGATCTCAACCGCGGATTGTTGCAGGAGATTGAATCTCGCGGGTTGCGTGATTTCGACGGCCTGCGACAGGCGCTGCAGGCGGAGCCCGAGTCACCTTGA
- the ribH gene encoding 6,7-dimethyl-8-ribityllumazine synthase has product MTQEFTGSLDASGGRYAIVVSRFNRAVTRSLLDGAIAGLLEYGAKREAIDVFHVPGAFEITAAADACARTGSYKAILCLGAIVRGETPHFDFISQEVSRGVNEIGLRHSIAVAFGVLTTDTMDQALARSGDGHGNKGYEAAVTALEMVSVLAEIARRS; this is encoded by the coding sequence ATGACACAGGAGTTCACAGGCTCGCTCGACGCCAGTGGTGGTCGCTATGCGATCGTGGTTTCTCGATTCAATCGCGCTGTGACGCGGTCGCTTCTGGACGGGGCGATCGCTGGATTGCTCGAATATGGTGCGAAGCGGGAGGCGATCGATGTCTTTCACGTCCCTGGCGCTTTCGAGATTACGGCAGCGGCCGACGCCTGCGCGCGAACGGGATCCTACAAGGCAATCCTTTGTCTCGGGGCAATCGTTCGTGGCGAAACTCCTCATTTCGATTTCATTTCGCAGGAAGTGAGTCGCGGCGTAAATGAAATTGGATTGCGCCATTCGATCGCGGTTGCATTCGGGGTTCTCACAACCGATACGATGGATCAAGCATTGGCCCGGTCTGGTGACGGGCACGGTAACAAGGGCTACGAAGCTGCGGTGACCGCGCTCGAGATGGTGAGCGTCCTTGCCGAGATTGCCCGTCGGAGCTGA
- the leuS gene encoding leucine--tRNA ligase, translated as MAADVEERRRARRLAVQALYQMELAGASAEEAIDSALLVVESDDSAAGSGSEELPSDVSSEARVDAPPEAALALRLALQVGHHRAAIDEKIDGAGARWRLERMARMDAQVLRLAVAEMTGPDAPPIAVVIDEAIRLARDFCGDESPQFVNGVLDAVARTMLEDKVPNAGEAERVSVEATDKDRFRFDPRIEGRWQEIWKSRGIFKAGRRPDAERRYVLEMFPYPSGDLHMGHGKNYYIGDSLTRYYVMQGYDVLHPFGWDAFGLPAENAAIKTGRPPGEWTLQNIAESKGSLEAAGIIYDWDCEVTTCKPDYYRWTQWLFQLLYRRGLAYRAKATVNWDPVDQTVLANEQVDAQGRSWRSGALVEKRDLDQWFFRITDYAERLLEDLDELSGWPEKVKAMQRNWIGRSEGAQVEFAVGAAGDSISVFTTRPDTLFGATFLVLAPEHALVDTLTTVDQREAMDDYVAAASRRSDVERQNLDREKTGVFTGSYAENPVNGESVPVWVADYVLTGYGTGAIMAVPAHDERDFAFAEKFEISRRTVIVPEGETPPTAEPDAAYIGEGVLVNSGDWDGVPNREAGEGIVTRLEAASQGGAKVTYRLRDWLVSRQRYWGTPIPMLHRPDGTIVPVPDKDLPVVLPVIEDYKPRGRSPLAANEEFVNAVDPETGGVAFRDTDTMDTFVDSSWYFLRYADATNTEEIWSKAAMERWLPVDQYIGGVEHAILHLLYSRFITKVLFDEGLVPESEPFRALFTQGMVQRRVQTPLSLSEDGQLLAPESLCKSIGIEARSLPQSEMQTALRAASHDLVEKDGLFFARSGPEKMSKSAGNGVPMGPFIREHGSDVARITILFSAPAENNMEWSDEGVAGAERFLTRITTLVGKDREALTALRASAAAEIAAAEAGRVEGEGDRDLLRLLHASVKKVSEDLEKLAFNTSIAALMEMLNQLQKHRAAHADLSPTYVATIGVFLRLLAPFAPHLAEELHSWLGHGESIFDGGWPSYSGEALVEDSFEIVLQINGKVRGRFSVAADVSKEALEGIAVENEKVQAALEGKEVRKIIVVPGRLVNVVIG; from the coding sequence GTGGCAGCCGATGTGGAAGAGCGGCGCCGCGCCCGACGGTTGGCGGTGCAGGCGCTTTATCAGATGGAATTGGCCGGGGCCTCCGCAGAGGAAGCTATTGATTCGGCCCTGCTGGTTGTCGAGAGCGACGACTCTGCGGCCGGGAGCGGAAGCGAAGAGCTGCCTTCAGATGTCTCTTCAGAGGCGAGGGTGGATGCTCCTCCCGAGGCCGCGTTAGCCCTCCGGTTGGCTCTTCAAGTCGGGCATCATCGCGCGGCGATTGACGAGAAGATCGACGGCGCCGGCGCTCGTTGGCGGTTGGAGAGAATGGCTCGGATGGACGCGCAAGTGCTCCGACTGGCCGTAGCCGAGATGACGGGTCCGGATGCCCCGCCGATTGCGGTTGTGATCGATGAGGCCATTCGTCTGGCACGTGATTTTTGTGGGGATGAGTCGCCGCAGTTTGTGAACGGTGTTCTGGATGCCGTGGCGCGCACGATGTTGGAAGACAAAGTCCCCAATGCGGGTGAAGCGGAGAGGGTTAGCGTGGAGGCAACAGACAAGGACCGGTTCCGGTTTGATCCTCGAATCGAGGGGCGTTGGCAGGAAATTTGGAAGTCCCGAGGGATTTTTAAAGCGGGACGTCGTCCTGATGCCGAACGCCGCTATGTGCTCGAAATGTTCCCCTATCCAAGTGGCGATCTTCATATGGGCCACGGCAAGAATTACTATATCGGCGACTCGCTGACGCGGTATTACGTGATGCAGGGCTATGACGTCCTCCATCCGTTTGGTTGGGATGCTTTCGGCCTTCCCGCCGAGAACGCGGCGATCAAGACCGGACGCCCGCCGGGTGAGTGGACCTTGCAGAATATCGCGGAGTCCAAGGGGTCGCTGGAAGCTGCAGGGATTATCTACGACTGGGATTGCGAGGTCACCACCTGCAAACCAGATTACTACCGATGGACGCAATGGCTCTTTCAATTGCTCTACCGTCGGGGTCTGGCGTACCGCGCCAAGGCGACGGTCAACTGGGACCCTGTCGATCAGACAGTGCTCGCTAACGAGCAGGTAGATGCACAAGGTCGAAGTTGGCGCAGCGGCGCACTGGTCGAGAAGCGCGATCTGGACCAATGGTTTTTTCGGATCACCGACTATGCCGAGCGTCTTTTGGAGGATCTGGACGAACTGTCGGGATGGCCTGAAAAGGTCAAGGCCATGCAGCGCAATTGGATCGGTCGCAGCGAGGGTGCGCAGGTCGAATTCGCCGTTGGCGCCGCGGGAGATTCGATTTCGGTGTTTACGACCCGGCCCGACACCCTTTTCGGAGCCACGTTTCTGGTTCTTGCACCGGAACATGCCCTGGTGGACACTCTGACCACGGTCGATCAGCGCGAAGCGATGGACGACTACGTCGCCGCAGCCTCGCGTCGTAGCGATGTCGAGCGGCAAAATCTCGACCGCGAAAAGACCGGCGTATTTACCGGCAGCTATGCGGAAAACCCGGTCAACGGAGAATCGGTTCCGGTTTGGGTCGCTGATTATGTTCTGACGGGATACGGAACAGGCGCGATCATGGCGGTGCCGGCCCACGATGAGCGAGATTTTGCATTTGCCGAAAAATTCGAAATCTCGCGCAGGACGGTGATTGTCCCCGAGGGCGAAACGCCCCCGACCGCCGAGCCGGATGCCGCCTATATTGGGGAGGGCGTTCTGGTGAATTCGGGCGATTGGGATGGAGTTCCCAATCGGGAGGCAGGCGAAGGAATTGTGACGCGGCTCGAGGCCGCGTCACAAGGGGGAGCCAAGGTCACCTACCGTTTGCGGGATTGGTTGGTGAGTCGGCAGAGGTATTGGGGGACGCCAATCCCCATGTTGCACCGCCCTGACGGCACAATTGTTCCCGTACCGGACAAGGATCTACCGGTCGTGTTGCCGGTGATTGAGGATTACAAACCCCGCGGTCGCTCGCCGTTGGCGGCGAACGAGGAATTTGTGAACGCGGTGGATCCGGAAACCGGCGGTGTCGCGTTTCGGGATACGGATACGATGGATACCTTTGTCGACTCCTCCTGGTATTTCCTGCGCTATGCCGACGCTACGAATACCGAAGAAATTTGGTCGAAGGCAGCTATGGAGCGTTGGCTACCCGTGGATCAGTACATCGGTGGCGTGGAGCACGCGATCCTCCATCTGCTCTATTCGCGGTTTATCACGAAAGTTCTTTTTGACGAGGGCCTTGTGCCGGAGAGCGAGCCTTTCCGTGCGCTGTTCACGCAGGGTATGGTGCAACGCCGTGTACAAACGCCGCTGAGCTTGAGCGAAGATGGCCAACTGCTCGCGCCGGAGTCTCTCTGCAAGTCTATCGGCATCGAAGCCCGATCACTTCCCCAATCCGAAATGCAGACCGCTCTGCGGGCGGCCAGCCATGATTTGGTGGAAAAAGACGGACTCTTCTTTGCTCGGAGTGGCCCAGAGAAGATGAGCAAGAGCGCGGGTAACGGGGTTCCGATGGGGCCCTTTATCCGGGAGCACGGCTCGGATGTTGCTCGGATTACCATTCTGTTCTCCGCACCTGCGGAGAACAATATGGAATGGAGTGATGAGGGGGTCGCGGGGGCGGAGCGCTTTCTCACTCGCATCACGACACTTGTTGGCAAGGATCGCGAGGCACTCACGGCTCTGCGGGCGAGTGCAGCGGCCGAGATCGCTGCCGCCGAAGCAGGTCGGGTCGAAGGTGAAGGGGATCGTGATCTCCTGCGCCTTCTTCACGCGAGCGTGAAGAAGGTTTCCGAGGATCTCGAAAAGCTCGCCTTCAATACTTCGATCGCAGCGTTGATGGAGATGCTGAATCAATTACAAAAGCATCGAGCGGCGCACGCTGATCTTTCTCCCACCTATGTTGCAACCATTGGAGTATTTCTGCGGCTATTGGCGCCCTTTGCGCCACATCTGGCTGAGGAACTCCATTCCTGGCTCGGGCATGGAGAGAGTATCTTCGACGGTGGGTGGCCATCGTACTCCGGGGAGGCGCTCGTTGAGGATTCCTTCGAGATTGTTTTGCAAATCAACGGTAAGGTGCGGGGGCGTTTTTCCGTCGCAGCTGATGTTTCGAAGGAGGCTCTCGAGGGTATTGCCGTCGAGAATGAGAAGGTCCAGGCCGCTTTGGAAGGTAAGGAAGTTCGCAAGATCATCGTCGTTCCGGGTCGCCTGGTGAATGTGGTGATCGGATGA
- the rpsT gene encoding 30S ribosomal protein S20, translating to MANHPSALKRHRQSLKRADRNTAIRTNMRNSIKKLRSLVEAGDKPAAQLQLREVEKKLQKAATKGVLHANAASRRVSRLTRAVGGLD from the coding sequence ATGGCGAACCATCCTTCAGCCCTCAAGCGGCATCGGCAGTCCTTGAAGCGCGCAGACCGCAACACAGCGATCCGCACCAATATGCGCAACTCAATCAAAAAGCTCCGGAGTCTCGTGGAAGCTGGCGACAAGCCCGCCGCCCAACTCCAGCTTCGAGAAGTCGAGAAAAAGCTCCAAAAGGCAGCGACCAAGGGTGTTCTTCACGCCAACGCAGCTTCCCGCCGCGTGTCCCGATTGACCCGCGCCGTGGGCGGTCTGGACTAG